A genomic segment from Nematostella vectensis chromosome 6, jaNemVect1.1, whole genome shotgun sequence encodes:
- the LOC5521390 gene encoding uncharacterized protein LOC5521390 has translation MKVICAGICKTATKSMAKALRILGYNVYDVQEQICELFDDWLDLIEHGRLPDFEAMFENVDAITDLPGNFFFEEILKASPDAKVILTVREQEAWLRSSKKQLKMVQGLFSKLWFLSLSPTYLGIRKITNGMVAALYGTINAESTWIIAKALEMHNQRVRSTVPPGQLLEYSVTEGWGPLCDFLGHATPKEKFPHENVKGEFTKRWEGVPSGEKKLGRRILLEIGVRLSVIAGGLVAGGFGLYLLYHRE, from the coding sequence ATGAAGGTCATCTGTGCCGGTATCTGTAAAACGGCCACCAAGTCAATGGCGAAAGCGTTGCGAATACTAGGCTACAACGTGTACGACGTGCAAGAGCAAATTTGTGAGCTTTTCGACGACTGGCTAGACCTAATCGAACATGGCAGACTGCCTGATTTTGAAGCTATGTTTGAAAATGTCGATGCTATCACAGATTTACCCGGTAATTTCTTCTTCGAAGAGATTTTAAAAGCCTCACCTGATGCTAAAGTCATTTTGACCGTCAGGGAGCAAGAGGCCTGGCTAAGAAGTTCAAAGAAACAGTTGAAGATGGTTCAGGGTTTGTTTTCTAAATTATGGTTTTTAAGTTTATCACCGACATATCTTGGAATTCGAAAAATCACCAACGGCATGGTAGCAGCTCTTTACGGAACAATCAACGCAGAGTCGACGTGGATCATAGCCAAAGCCCTGGAGATGCATAATCAGCGAGTCAGGTCCACAGTGCCCCCTGGTCAGTTGCTTGAGTATAGCGTGACAGAGGGATGGGGGCCATTGTGTGACTTTTTAGGTCACGCAACACCGAAAGAGAAATTTCCACATGAAAATGTCAAGGGTGAATTTACAAAACGATGGGAAGGAGTGCCTTCGGGTGAGAAGAAGCTGGGGAGAAGAATCTTGCTGGAGATCGGCGTTCGCTTGTCGGTGATAGCGGGTGGGCTGGTGGCTGGAGGCTTTGGATTGTATTTACTATATCACAGGGAGTAA
- the LOC5521366 gene encoding collectin-12 produces MIAIFIFGFALFKVESANKFTSSAEPRPCEFDWLQFSDSCYQAFHGDQKSWDLAKQACEEFNAHLVTFTTKEENQAVYKKLAVGKSLWIGLKRNPLSVFEWITGEQMTYTNWIGSGPTDINEKCGEMTDYGSFNGMWNDNSCDHQQGYICEKATRPLKGIYTLTNDKALLGHVLKVFVTSGDFECLQMCVRTAGCFSVNYHHSSSPGLCELNDVTATEYPHDLLNTPGITYYGEP; encoded by the exons ATGATcgccatttttattttcggcTTCGCCCTTTTTAAG gTGGAATCAGCGAACAAATTTACCTCATCTGCTG AACCTCGTCCGTGCGAATTTGACTGGCTTCAGTTTAGCGACTCCTGCTACCAGGCCTTCCATGGTGACCAGAAGTCCTGGGACCTAGCGAAGCAAGCATGTGAAGAGTTTAACGCCCATCTGGTGACATTCACGACTAAAGAAGAGAATCAAGCTGTCTACAAGAAACTCGCTGTTGGAAAGTCGCTCTGGATCGGTTTAAAGAG GAATCCGTTATCCGTGTTCGAGTGGATAACAGGCGAACAGATGACATACACCAATTGGATCGGCAGTGGCCCGACCGATATCAACGAGAAATGCGGAGAGATGACAGATTATGGCTCCTTCAACGGCATGTGGAATGACAACAGCTGCGATCACCAACAGGGGTACATATGCGAGAAAG CGACAAGACCTTTGAAGGGCATCTACACATTGACCAATGACAAGGCTCTGTTAGGTCACGTGTTGAAAGTATTCGTAACATCCGGGGATTTTGAATGTCTTCAAATGTGCGTACGCACAGCGGGATGCTTCTCTGTGAATTATCACCACAGCTCGAGTCCAGGTCTCTGTGAGCTTAACGATGTGACGGCCACAGAGTACCCACACGACTTGCTGAACACACCAGGAATAACATATTACGGGGAGCCTTAG